A stretch of the Dioscorea cayenensis subsp. rotundata cultivar TDr96_F1 chromosome 4, TDr96_F1_v2_PseudoChromosome.rev07_lg8_w22 25.fasta, whole genome shotgun sequence genome encodes the following:
- the LOC120259232 gene encoding 26S proteasome non-ATPase regulatory subunit 12 homolog A-like has protein sequence MEENLDAQIDALLNVEKQMRLAGDVVGTKKAVIDIVELCYKARAWKTLNDQIVLLSKRRGQLKQAVTAMVQQAMQYIDETPDIDTRIELIKTLNNVSAGKIYVEIERARLIKKLAKIKEEQGQIAEAADLMQEIAVETFGAMAKTEKIAFILEQVRLCLDRQDYVRAQILSRKISPRVFDVDASKEKKKPKEGDNVVEEAPTDIPSLLELKRIYYELMIRYHSHNNDYLEICRSYKAIYDIPVVKEDPAQWIPVLRKICWYLVLSPHDPMQSSLLNSTLEDKNLSEIPNFRLLLKQMITLEVIQWTSLWDMYRDEFDSEKNLLGGSLGGKAAEDLRQRIIEHNILVVSKYYSRITLKRLADLLCLSLQEAEKHLSDMVVSKSLLAKIDRPMGIVCFQTAKDSNDILNSWAMNLEKLLDLVEKSCHQIHKETMVHKAVLKA, from the exons ATG GAAGAGAACCTAGATGCTCAAATTGATGCTCTATTGAATGTGGAGAAGCAAATGAGGCTTGCTGGTGATGTTGTGGGTACCAAGAAAGCAGTCATTGATATTGTTGAACTGTGCTATAAAGCCCGTGCATGGAAGACTTTGAATGATCAGATTGTTTTACTGTCAAAGAGAAGAGGCCAGCTTAAGCAG GCAGTAACTGCCATGGTGCAACAAGCAATGCAGTATATTGATGAGACACCTGACATTGATACTCGCATAGAGCTGATCAAAACACTAAACAATGTTTCTGCGGGGAAG ATATATGTTGAGATAGAGAGGGCACGTCTCATAAAGAAACTTGCCAAGATTAAAGAAGAGCAAGGTCAGATTGCCGAAGCTGCTGATTTGATGCAAGAAATTGCG GTGGAAACATTTGGAGCGATGGCCAAGACAGAAAAAATAGCATTTATTCTTGAacag GTCCGTTTGTGTTTAGATCGTCAGGATTATGTCCGTGCACAAATTCTGTCAAGGAAGATTAGTCCGCGAGTGTTTGATGTGGATGcttctaaagaaaaaaagaagccaaaggaAGGTGATAATGTTGTTGAAGAGGCTCCTACTGATATACCATCTCTCTTAGAGTTGAAGCGCATTTACTATGAATTGATGATCCG TTATCATTCTCATAACAATGATTACTTAGAAATCTGTCGTAGTTACAAGGCTATATATGATATTCCAGTCGTGAAAGAGGACCCTGCACAGTGGATTCCG GTGCTAAGAAAAATTTGCTGGTACCTGGTACTGTCGCCACATGACCCAATGCAGTCAAGCCTTCTTAACTCTACGCTAGAAGACAAAAATCTTTCTGAAATACCTAATTTCCG ATTGTTGTTGAAACAAATGATCACATTGGAGGTGATCCAGTGGACAAGTCTATGGGACATGTACCGGGATGAGTTTGACAGTGAGAAAAATTTACTTGGAGGATCTTTGGGTGGTAAGGCAGCAGAGGATTTAAGGCAGAGAATTATTGAACAT AATATCTTGGTTGTATCAAAGTACTATTCAAGGATTACATTGAAGAGACTTGCAGACCTACTTTGCCTCAGTTTACAG gaAGCTGAGAAACATCTTTCAGACATGGTAGTCTCAAAGTCTCTATTGGCAAAGATTGACAGACCCATGGGCATTGTATGCTTTCAGACAGCCAAGGACAGCAACGACATTCTAAACTCATGGGCTATGAATCTGGAGAAGTTGCTGGATCTTGTTGAGAAAAGCTGCCATCAAATACACAAGGAAACAATGGTCCACAAAGCTGTTCTAAAGGCTTAG